In the Ruminococcus sp. OA3 genome, one interval contains:
- a CDS encoding helix-turn-helix transcriptional regulator, which translates to MISYQPFWATLSESSETTYTLIHMHNISSSTIDKLRKDKPLNTTTVNDLCRILHCKVENIMEYIPSDKDQKL; encoded by the coding sequence ATGATTTCATATCAACCATTTTGGGCTACATTGAGTGAATCCAGTGAGACAACGTATACATTGATTCATATGCACAATATTTCCAGTTCTACAATTGACAAGCTTCGAAAGGACAAGCCATTGAATACCACCACAGTCAATGATTTGTGCCGAATTCTGCATTGTAAGGTGGAAAATATCATGGAGTATATACCATCGGATAAAGATCAAAAGCTATGA
- a CDS encoding recombinase family protein, whose product MIYGYARVSTKQQAKDGNSLEAQEQKLREHGAVKLFVDSFTGTKMERPEFNRMMLELKSGDALIVTKLDRFARSVTQASDLITTLIDRGITVHVLNLGILDNTSVSTLMRNILLSFAQFERDMIVERTQEGKAIAKLKPSFTEGRPRKYKREQVKHALQLLSDHSYKQVEAMTGISKSTLIRAKRDYA is encoded by the coding sequence ATGATTTACGGCTACGCAAGAGTATCAACCAAACAACAGGCAAAGGACGGCAACAGCCTTGAAGCACAGGAACAAAAGCTAAGAGAACATGGAGCGGTAAAATTATTTGTCGACAGCTTTACAGGAACAAAGATGGAACGTCCAGAATTTAATCGTATGATGCTGGAATTGAAATCGGGGGATGCACTAATCGTCACTAAGCTCGACCGCTTTGCGAGAAGCGTTACACAGGCAAGTGATTTGATAACAACACTGATTGACAGAGGAATAACGGTACACGTACTGAATCTGGGTATATTGGACAATACCTCAGTGAGTACTTTGATGCGTAACATCCTGCTGAGCTTTGCACAGTTTGAACGGGATATGATCGTGGAACGTACACAGGAGGGAAAAGCAATCGCAAAACTGAAGCCCTCTTTCACAGAAGGGAGACCCAGAAAATACAAGAGGGAGCAGGTGAAACATGCTCTCCAACTGCTAAGCGATCATTCCTACAAGCAGGTGGAAGCCATGACCGGCATCAGCAAAAGTACTTTAATTCGGGCAAAACGTGATTATGCGTGA
- a CDS encoding J domain-containing protein — protein MLDPYSVLGVPSNASMDDIKKAYRKLSRTYHPDANVNNPNKEQAEEKFKQVQEAYNQILNERERGSSDYDSWYGRDTQRTSYGSDEETIKMQAAANYINSQHFREAMNVLNGITGRSGDWFYLHAVANAGLGNNVSALEDAREALRIDPNNMKYQMLVNQLQSGGQWYENMGTGYGYERPQTGMGNCCWQCLAVNLFCNCCCGRPC, from the coding sequence ATGTTAGATCCATATAGCGTGCTGGGAGTTCCGTCAAATGCCAGCATGGATGATATAAAGAAAGCGTACCGAAAGTTAAGCCGCACGTATCATCCGGATGCCAATGTAAATAATCCGAATAAGGAACAGGCGGAAGAAAAATTCAAACAGGTACAGGAAGCGTACAATCAGATTCTTAATGAGCGGGAGCGTGGGAGCAGTGATTATGACTCCTGGTACGGCAGAGATACGCAGAGGACATCATACGGCAGCGATGAGGAGACGATCAAGATGCAGGCGGCAGCCAATTACATCAACAGTCAGCACTTTCGAGAAGCCATGAATGTACTGAACGGTATCACAGGGCGCAGCGGAGACTGGTTTTACCTTCATGCTGTTGCGAATGCCGGACTTGGAAACAATGTGAGCGCGCTGGAAGACGCAAGAGAAGCTCTTCGCATCGACCCGAACAATATGAAATATCAGATGCTGGTCAATCAGCTGCAGTCCGGAGGCCAGTGGTATGAGAATATGGGCACCGGTTACGGATACGAGCGTCCTCAGACGGGAATGGGGAACTGCTGCTGGCAGTGTCTTGCCGTCAATCTGTTCTGCAACTGCTGCTGCGGTCGTCCGTGCTGA
- a CDS encoding DUF5685 family protein, giving the protein MFGYVTINKDELKIKDVRRYQAYYCGVCQDLKDRHGMAAQSTLTYDMTFLAVLLTGLYEGPVIDEQCRCIVHPVKKHWCLRNTYTSYAADMNLLLCYYNLMDDWLDEKKLIPYTVAKLVRSEFRKVCSQYPRQARAIRHYMKRLGECERKNSQNLDLGAGLTGDLFGEILVYEEDIWATILRKLGFYLGKFIYLMDAYDDVEKDKKTGNYNPWMKLSEREDFLTESEQILTMMMSGCAREFEKLPIIENVDILRNILYSGIWTKYDMLKKKAKENH; this is encoded by the coding sequence ATGTTTGGATATGTTACGATCAATAAAGACGAGTTAAAAATCAAAGATGTGCGGAGATACCAGGCGTACTACTGCGGAGTCTGCCAGGACCTGAAGGACCGGCACGGCATGGCGGCACAGTCTACGCTGACGTATGATATGACATTTCTGGCAGTGCTTCTTACCGGGCTGTATGAGGGCCCGGTCATAGATGAGCAGTGCAGGTGTATCGTACATCCGGTGAAAAAGCACTGGTGCCTTCGCAACACCTATACAAGCTATGCAGCGGATATGAATCTGCTGCTTTGCTATTATAATCTGATGGATGACTGGCTGGATGAGAAAAAACTGATTCCATATACGGTTGCAAAACTGGTGCGTTCTGAATTCAGGAAAGTCTGCAGCCAATATCCAAGGCAGGCACGGGCGATTCGTCACTATATGAAACGTCTGGGAGAATGCGAACGGAAGAACAGTCAGAATCTGGACCTGGGCGCAGGACTTACCGGGGATCTGTTCGGTGAGATACTTGTATATGAAGAGGATATATGGGCAACCATACTGCGCAAGCTCGGGTTCTACCTGGGTAAATTCATCTACCTTATGGATGCGTACGATGATGTGGAGAAGGATAAGAAGACAGGAAATTACAACCCGTGGATGAAGCTGAGTGAACGGGAAGACTTTCTCACAGAGAGTGAACAGATTCTGACCATGATGATGAGCGGATGTGCCAGGGAATTTGAAAAACTTCCGATTATAGAAAATGTGGACATTTTACGAAATATCCTGTATTCTGGTATTTGGACAAAATATGATATGTTGAAGAAGAAAGCCAAGGAGAATCATTGA
- a CDS encoding site-specific integrase, with amino-acid sequence MRMPKATYREGENRWMMYIPAPLSDTGKRKPVYGSTQEEVLRNYLLKVEFKKSGNIPTLAEFTDEVLKNFVWGIKEDTTYDRYETVYRNHIQDSEIGKKPINTITDSDLSKFFKKQIDAGYAKSSVKSLHTILNKVFLRAEQRKYIDANVLNYVEIPYKRCKKAEESKQVFTLDELQKLERAVYDAWEQGHLFMYSPIFLIMAFTGMRLGEAMALKWTDINFKQHTISITKQIAEGYSRDENGNRAGKQQYEKPPKSDSSHRIIPISEPVEKWIKELKRRYLSTGILCDLVVCNRNKHIPTKSNIYDTWSRLTTYAGIDYATSHKLRKTFASGAITAGVDISIVSEALGHRDVGITMAVYYKSLSKNNDELRSTMSTIYNNSHII; translated from the coding sequence ATGAGGATGCCAAAGGCAACCTACAGAGAGGGGGAAAATCGGTGGATGATGTATATTCCCGCCCCCCTCTCCGATACTGGAAAACGTAAACCTGTATACGGAAGTACTCAGGAGGAGGTTTTACGGAATTATCTATTAAAAGTTGAATTCAAAAAATCAGGCAACATACCCACGTTAGCGGAATTCACAGATGAAGTACTCAAGAATTTCGTCTGGGGAATCAAAGAAGACACCACATATGACAGATACGAAACGGTTTACCGGAATCATATTCAGGACAGTGAGATTGGCAAAAAACCGATAAACACGATCACTGACAGCGACCTGTCCAAATTTTTCAAGAAACAGATTGATGCAGGCTATGCAAAATCCTCTGTCAAATCATTACATACTATCCTGAACAAAGTATTCCTGAGGGCAGAGCAACGCAAGTACATCGATGCCAACGTCCTCAACTATGTGGAGATTCCTTATAAGCGATGCAAAAAGGCAGAAGAATCCAAGCAGGTATTCACTTTAGACGAACTGCAAAAGCTGGAACGTGCCGTCTACGATGCGTGGGAACAGGGACACCTCTTTATGTACAGTCCCATATTTTTAATCATGGCATTTACCGGGATGCGTCTGGGTGAAGCTATGGCGTTGAAATGGACAGATATCAATTTTAAACAGCACACCATATCCATTACCAAGCAGATAGCAGAAGGATATTCACGCGATGAGAACGGCAACAGGGCTGGGAAACAGCAATATGAAAAGCCCCCGAAATCGGATTCATCACACCGTATCATACCTATATCTGAACCTGTAGAAAAATGGATAAAGGAATTAAAACGCCGTTACCTCTCAACTGGCATCCTGTGTGATCTGGTGGTCTGCAACAGAAACAAACACATCCCTACAAAGTCAAATATCTATGATACATGGTCACGCTTAACCACATATGCAGGGATTGACTACGCCACCAGCCACAAACTCAGAAAGACCTTCGCGAGCGGTGCCATAACAGCCGGAGTAGATATCAGCATCGTGTCCGAAGCTCTGGGACACAGAGATGTCGGAATCACAATGGCGGTGTATTACAAATCACTTTCAAAGAATAATGATGAGCTGCGCAGCACCATGTCAACCATCTACAATAACAGCCACATTATCTGA